One window from the genome of Deinococcus fonticola encodes:
- a CDS encoding Ig-like domain-containing protein, whose amino-acid sequence MLGKRWISIAALALALTSCAQPAVPKVTDDDAPVITKVWITDNNATMADTLMVADVSDDVGLAKVEFYIGANKVGEVDAKSATGGSYSVKVGEKGYACLLTKVIATDTAGNRTEANGSTRCI is encoded by the coding sequence ATGTTAGGAAAACGTTGGATCAGTATTGCGGCCCTCGCTCTCGCCCTCACATCGTGTGCCCAGCCAGCCGTGCCAAAAGTGACAGATGATGACGCACCTGTGATCACCAAAGTGTGGATTACGGATAACAACGCAACTATGGCTGACACGCTGATGGTGGCCGACGTGTCCGATGATGTGGGTCTGGCAAAAGTGGAGTTTTACATCGGCGCCAACAAGGTCGGTGAGGTTGATGCCAAGAGTGCAACCGGCGGCAGCTACTCCGTGAAGGTAGGCGAGAAGGGGTACGCCTGCCTGTTGACGAAGGTGATCGCCACCGACACGGCAGGTAACCGCACGGAGGCAAACGGCTCCACCAGGTGCATCTGA
- a CDS encoding tyrosine-type recombinase/integrase — MTHNTNGFRHGNYEELPDGRVRWRVRVVYLDGTTGRKHGTEKNRRAAEKAVAAAVAQAGSNVDPQTAPTIAELVQEYMDVKAGTWKKRTNFNNRDIFTRHIQQKIGHIRATQFRPKDLARYYQDLGRSGLGFSGQNQIASLLSGAYKLAVAETRLSAHQNPTQHIRPKRKGQATMRSSFTPQEAAKFYNEAIKDQWAWPLAFMLFTGMRIGEVVGLKWSEVDFLPDGRTRVRVANTRAEHRGEIFENSPKSADSERVLMVAPEATKILRWRQERGRIEGQIAGEPVSSYVFSSLRRSSRYGQKIQPLRQDTLRGVMTRICKQANIPVHPPHVLRHTWTSLLYRQGENIATISKGLGHAKITTTTSFYLKAFNEDVENAHLKLDGLAAPTDPDDIG; from the coding sequence ATGACACACAACACGAACGGCTTTCGCCATGGCAATTACGAGGAGCTTCCTGACGGTCGGGTGAGGTGGCGGGTCAGGGTGGTCTACCTGGACGGCACCACTGGGCGAAAACACGGAACTGAAAAAAACCGCAGGGCTGCGGAGAAGGCAGTGGCGGCAGCAGTCGCCCAAGCGGGTTCCAACGTTGATCCCCAAACAGCCCCGACCATTGCTGAACTGGTACAGGAATACATGGACGTCAAGGCAGGCACATGGAAGAAGCGCACCAACTTCAACAACCGCGACATCTTTACCCGTCACATCCAGCAGAAAATCGGACACATCCGGGCGACCCAGTTTCGTCCGAAGGACTTGGCTCGGTATTACCAGGATCTTGGCCGCAGTGGCCTGGGCTTCAGCGGACAGAATCAGATCGCCTCACTCCTGTCGGGTGCTTACAAGCTGGCCGTAGCCGAAACCAGATTAAGTGCTCACCAGAACCCGACACAACACATCCGTCCCAAACGAAAAGGACAGGCCACGATGCGGTCATCCTTTACGCCACAGGAGGCCGCCAAGTTCTACAACGAGGCCATCAAAGACCAATGGGCGTGGCCTCTCGCATTCATGCTGTTTACGGGTATGCGTATCGGGGAAGTGGTGGGGTTGAAGTGGTCGGAAGTAGATTTCCTGCCGGATGGCCGCACCCGCGTGAGGGTGGCAAATACCCGTGCCGAACATCGGGGCGAGATCTTTGAGAATTCTCCCAAGTCCGCCGACAGCGAACGGGTGCTGATGGTTGCTCCCGAAGCCACCAAGATTCTCCGGTGGCGACAGGAACGCGGGCGCATCGAAGGCCAGATCGCTGGTGAACCTGTGTCCAGCTATGTGTTCTCTTCACTGCGTCGCTCAAGCAGGTACGGTCAAAAGATTCAGCCCCTGCGGCAGGACACCCTGCGCGGTGTGATGACGCGGATCTGCAAGCAGGCGAACATTCCTGTTCATCCACCACATGTCCTGCGGCACACGTGGACGTCCCTGCTGTACAGGCAGGGTGAGAACATCGCCACCATCTCCAAGGGCTTGGGACATGCCAAGATCACAACGACCACCAGCTTCTACCTCAAAGCGTTCAACGAGGATGTGGAGAACGCCCACCTCAAGCTGGACGGTCTCGCCGCCCCCACTGACCCTGACGACATTGGCTGA
- a CDS encoding universal stress protein encodes MPDPIRLTLNRESAAPQRGTHRIFIGMAAGVGKTYRALGSLREHLEVGENALIGVLETHGRQETMQAADGLPMFPRREIQHGNVTLSELDVDGLIQRRPFIVLIDELAHTNAPGSPNVKRWQDVEVLRDAGIHVLSTMNVQHLESLNDTVARLTGVRVRERVPDHVLHDADELVLIDLPPEDLRARLRAGKIYSADKIEQSLGNFFTVPNLTALREIALRHVAQVVEMDVPDGQPAAHEVVVVAIAAEDTAARLIRRGGQLAERLRGELHVVTVRSDRLTQEQSRLLDTYREITAALGGQFAVLEKGEGIGAALVSHARRVHATQIVMGETSRSRWAELWRGDIIKYVLRQTRGVDVHVISRD; translated from the coding sequence ATGCCTGATCCCATCCGCCTGACCCTGAACCGCGAGAGCGCCGCGCCGCAGCGGGGAACGCACCGCATTTTCATCGGCATGGCGGCGGGCGTGGGCAAGACCTACCGCGCTCTGGGCAGCCTGCGCGAGCATCTGGAAGTGGGCGAGAACGCCTTGATCGGCGTGCTGGAAACGCACGGGCGGCAGGAGACGATGCAGGCGGCGGACGGCCTGCCCATGTTCCCCAGACGCGAAATTCAGCACGGCAACGTCACCCTATCGGAACTGGACGTAGACGGCCTGATTCAGCGCCGTCCTTTCATCGTCCTGATCGACGAACTGGCCCACACCAACGCGCCCGGCAGCCCCAACGTGAAACGCTGGCAGGATGTGGAAGTGCTGCGGGACGCCGGAATCCATGTCCTGTCCACCATGAACGTGCAGCACCTCGAATCGCTGAACGACACGGTGGCCCGCCTGACGGGTGTGCGCGTGCGTGAGCGTGTGCCGGATCATGTGTTGCACGACGCGGACGAACTGGTGCTGATTGACCTACCGCCCGAAGACCTTCGCGCCCGCCTCAGGGCCGGGAAAATCTACAGCGCGGACAAGATCGAGCAGTCGCTCGGCAACTTCTTCACGGTGCCGAACCTGACCGCCCTGCGTGAAATCGCGCTGCGGCACGTGGCGCAGGTCGTCGAAATGGACGTGCCGGATGGTCAACCCGCCGCGCATGAAGTGGTGGTGGTGGCGATTGCTGCCGAGGATACGGCAGCCAGACTGATTCGCCGGGGTGGGCAACTCGCCGAGCGGCTGCGTGGGGAACTGCATGTGGTCACGGTGCGTTCAGACCGTCTGACACAGGAGCAATCGCGCCTGCTCGACACTTATCGTGAGATCACGGCGGCATTAGGCGGGCAATTCGCGGTGCTGGAGAAGGGTGAGGGCATCGGTGCGGCGCTGGTCAGTCACGCCCGTAGGGTTCACGCCACCCAGATCGTGATGGGCGAGACCAGTCGCAGCCGCTGGGCGGAACTCTGGCGCGGGGACATCATCAAGTACGTTCTGCGCCAGACGCGGGGCGTGGACGTGCATGTCATCAGCCGGGATTGA
- the kdpC gene encoding potassium-transporting ATPase subunit KdpC — translation MTIPDPFFNESAAPVAPRPAPLPRLLLSSLLAAVLFTLVCGLAYPLLTTGVAGVLFPNQAGGSLISQNGKVVGSAVLGQNFTAPQYLHGRPSMTNKTDGSGPEPYNAENSGASNWGATNAKLRDTVQERIAAFRQENGLSDSAPVPVDAVTASASGLDPDVSLATALLQVNRIAQARGRQPAEVEKVIRTHLTGRQFGVLGEQRVNVLAVNLALDGMK, via the coding sequence ATGACCATCCCTGATCCCTTCTTCAATGAAAGCGCCGCGCCTGTCGCACCACGTCCCGCTCCCCTCCCTCGCCTGCTGCTCTCGTCGCTGCTCGCCGCCGTGCTGTTCACGCTGGTGTGCGGACTGGCGTACCCGCTGCTGACCACCGGCGTCGCGGGCGTGCTCTTCCCGAATCAGGCGGGCGGAAGCCTGATCTCGCAGAATGGCAAAGTCGTCGGTTCCGCCGTGCTGGGGCAGAACTTCACCGCGCCGCAATACCTGCATGGCCGCCCTAGCATGACGAATAAGACCGACGGCAGCGGCCCGGAGCCTTACAACGCCGAGAACAGCGGGGCGAGCAACTGGGGCGCGACCAATGCCAAACTGCGTGACACCGTGCAGGAACGCATCGCGGCTTTCCGCCAGGAGAACGGCCTGAGCGACTCCGCGCCTGTTCCGGTGGACGCCGTGACCGCCTCCGCCAGTGGCCTCGACCCGGATGTTTCGCTGGCGACGGCGCTCTTGCAGGTGAACCGCATCGCGCAGGCGCGGGGAAGGCAGCCTGCCGAGGTGGAGAAGGTCATCCGCACCCACCTCACGGGCCGTCAGTTCGGCGTGCTGGGCGAACAGCGGGTGAACGTGCTGGCCGTGAACCTCGCGCTGGACGGAATGAAATAG
- the kdpA gene encoding potassium-transporting ATPase subunit KdpA: MSAAVLQMLLLLVIMAALVVPVGNWLYGVFAGEKHTAPERLTYRLLGVNPAEGMDWKRYGLVLVVSNLVMLLLSYLLIRLQGLLPWNPAGLKAQAPDLAWNTAVSFMTNTNWQAYSGEQSLSYFSQMAVITTFMFTSAATGFAAAVAFMRGLAGKSGGNLGNFWVDITRIIYRVFLPLCFVLALVFVWQGVPQTLNAYATATTLEGATQKIALGPVASLESIKHIGTNGGGFFSMNAAHPFENPTPLTNALHILSMLLLPSALTYAFGRLLGNVKQGWVIFGGMLVMFVGFLGMTYSFEQAGNPILSKLGAEQTVTATQAGGNMEGKEVRFGIAQTALFATTTTAATTGSVNSMHDSYTGMGGFVPMIQMMLNNVFGGKGVGFINFVQYLILSVFIAGLMVGRTPEFLGKKIEAREVKLVMLAVLAHPLSILGFTALACVLPDALKSLNNPGPHGFSEILYAYTSGTANNGSAFAGLGANTPFYNITIGLAMLFGRYLTLLPMLAVAGLLASKRRVPTSSGTLPTDTPLFGGLTVGIILIVGALTFLPALTLGPIADHLQMLQGVVLK, encoded by the coding sequence ATGTCGGCTGCCGTTTTGCAAATGCTTCTGCTGCTGGTCATCATGGCCGCGCTGGTGGTTCCGGTGGGGAACTGGCTGTACGGCGTCTTCGCGGGGGAGAAACACACCGCCCCTGAGCGCCTGACTTACCGCCTGCTGGGCGTCAACCCCGCCGAGGGCATGGACTGGAAACGCTACGGGCTGGTGCTGGTGGTGTCGAACCTCGTCATGTTGCTGCTCTCGTACCTGCTCATTCGCCTTCAGGGGCTGCTGCCGTGGAATCCGGCGGGCCTGAAGGCGCAGGCTCCTGACCTCGCCTGGAACACGGCGGTCAGCTTCATGACCAACACCAACTGGCAGGCGTACAGCGGCGAACAGAGCCTGTCGTACTTCTCGCAGATGGCGGTCATCACGACGTTCATGTTCACCTCGGCGGCCACCGGATTCGCGGCGGCGGTGGCCTTCATGCGCGGGCTGGCAGGCAAGAGCGGCGGGAATCTGGGCAACTTCTGGGTGGACATCACCCGCATCATCTACCGCGTGTTTTTGCCGCTCTGCTTCGTGCTGGCGCTGGTGTTCGTGTGGCAGGGGGTGCCGCAGACGCTGAACGCCTACGCCACCGCAACCACGCTGGAAGGCGCGACCCAGAAGATAGCCCTCGGCCCCGTCGCCAGCCTGGAGAGCATCAAGCACATCGGCACCAACGGCGGCGGGTTCTTCTCCATGAACGCCGCGCATCCCTTCGAGAACCCGACGCCCCTGACCAACGCGCTGCACATCCTGTCCATGCTGCTGCTGCCCTCGGCGCTGACCTACGCGTTTGGGCGGCTGCTGGGCAACGTCAAGCAGGGCTGGGTCATCTTCGGCGGCATGCTGGTGATGTTCGTGGGGTTCCTCGGCATGACTTACAGCTTCGAGCAGGCCGGAAACCCAATTCTGAGCAAGCTCGGCGCGGAACAGACGGTCACGGCCACGCAGGCAGGCGGCAACATGGAGGGCAAGGAAGTGCGCTTCGGCATCGCGCAGACCGCCCTCTTTGCCACCACCACCACCGCCGCCACGACGGGCAGTGTGAACTCCATGCACGACTCCTATACCGGCATGGGCGGCTTCGTCCCGATGATTCAAATGATGCTGAACAACGTGTTCGGCGGCAAGGGCGTGGGCTTCATCAACTTCGTGCAGTACCTGATCCTGAGCGTCTTCATTGCGGGTCTGATGGTGGGGCGCACACCGGAATTCCTGGGCAAGAAGATCGAGGCACGGGAAGTGAAACTGGTGATGCTGGCCGTCCTGGCGCACCCCCTGAGCATCCTCGGGTTCACCGCCCTGGCCTGCGTGCTGCCCGATGCCCTGAAGTCGCTCAACAATCCCGGCCCACACGGTTTCTCTGAAATCCTCTACGCCTACACCTCCGGCACCGCCAACAACGGCTCGGCCTTCGCGGGGCTGGGGGCGAACACGCCCTTCTACAACATCACCATCGGCCTCGCCATGCTGTTCGGGCGTTACCTGACCCTGCTGCCCATGCTGGCGGTGGCGGGGCTGCTCGCCAGCAAACGCCGCGTTCCCACGTCCAGCGGCACGCTGCCCACCGACACGCCGCTGTTCGGCGGCCTGACCGTCGGCATCATCCTGATCGTCGGGGCGCTGACCTTCCTGCCCGCCCTGACGCTGGGGCCGATCGCTGATCACCTGCAAATGCTGCAAGGAGTTGTACTGAAATGA
- the kdpF gene encoding K(+)-transporting ATPase subunit F — translation MILALALISLALFGYLLYSLIRPEDF, via the coding sequence ATGATCCTCGCCCTCGCCTTAATTTCGCTAGCCCTGTTCGGCTACCTGCTGTATTCCCTCATTCGCCCGGAGGATTTCTAA
- the kdpB gene encoding potassium-transporting ATPase subunit KdpB, which produces MTATAKQPKQSIFAPELVRNAAKASFAKLSPRDQARNPVMFVVYVGTILTAYLTVANMVTGKAWGYELAVTLLLLLTVLFANFAEGLAEARGKAQAASLRSAREDVKARKLVNGREEVVTGTQLKRDDLVVVEAGEMIPADGEIVEGLASVDESAITGESAPVIREAGTDHSGVTGGTKVLSDRIVIKITSGAGESFLDRMIALVEGASRQKTPNEIALSILLSGLTLIFLLAVVTLYPFTVYAGAPASAVTLIALLVCLIPTTIGGLLPAIGIAGMDRALQANVIAKSGKAVEVAGDVDVLLLDKTGTITIGNRMATKFHPLPGVTEQELAKAALLSSLADPTPEGKSIVALARQLGVDAPEPQGAEFIEFTAQTRMSGVNFPGTSIRKGAGSRISALAQERGGRIPPELALITDEVSRGGATPLTVIENDRLLGVVALSDIIKPGIRERFAELHRMGLKTVMITGDNPLTAEAIAKEAGVDGFLAEATPEDKMQMIKVEQQAGKLVAMMGDGTNDAPALAQADVGLAMNSGTQAAKEAGNMVDLDSDPTKLLEVVEIGKGLLITRGALTTFSIANDVAKYFAILPALFVTAYPQLGVLNVMRLHSPTSAVLSAVIFNALVIPALIPLALRGVPYRPMSGAQMLSRNLLVYGLGGIIVPFIAIKVIDLLITPFMG; this is translated from the coding sequence ATGACCGCCACCGCCAAACAACCCAAGCAGAGCATCTTCGCGCCGGAACTCGTCAGGAATGCCGCGAAGGCCAGTTTCGCCAAGCTCTCGCCCCGCGATCAGGCCCGCAATCCGGTGATGTTCGTGGTGTATGTCGGCACCATCCTGACCGCGTACCTGACCGTCGCCAACATGGTCACGGGCAAGGCGTGGGGGTACGAACTGGCCGTGACCCTGCTGCTGCTGTTGACCGTCCTGTTCGCCAATTTCGCGGAAGGGCTGGCGGAAGCGCGAGGTAAGGCGCAGGCCGCTTCGTTGCGTTCGGCCCGCGAGGACGTGAAAGCCAGAAAACTCGTCAACGGACGCGAGGAAGTCGTGACTGGAACACAACTCAAGCGCGATGACCTCGTGGTGGTGGAAGCAGGCGAAATGATTCCTGCCGACGGCGAGATCGTGGAGGGACTCGCCAGCGTGGACGAGAGCGCCATCACCGGCGAGAGTGCGCCCGTCATCCGCGAGGCCGGAACCGACCATAGCGGCGTCACGGGCGGAACGAAGGTGCTGTCTGACCGCATCGTCATCAAAATCACGTCCGGCGCGGGCGAGTCTTTTCTGGATCGGATGATCGCCCTCGTCGAGGGAGCCAGCCGCCAGAAGACGCCCAACGAGATCGCGCTCAGCATCCTGCTGTCGGGCCTGACGCTGATCTTCCTGCTGGCGGTGGTCACGCTGTACCCGTTTACGGTGTACGCGGGTGCCCCCGCCAGCGCGGTCACGCTGATTGCGCTGCTGGTGTGCCTGATTCCCACCACCATCGGTGGCCTCCTGCCCGCCATCGGCATCGCGGGGATGGACAGGGCGCTGCAAGCCAACGTGATCGCGAAGAGCGGCAAGGCGGTGGAAGTCGCCGGGGACGTGGACGTACTGCTGCTTGACAAGACGGGCACCATCACCATCGGCAACCGCATGGCGACCAAGTTTCACCCGCTGCCCGGAGTCACTGAACAGGAACTGGCGAAAGCCGCGCTGCTCTCCAGCCTGGCCGACCCCACGCCCGAAGGCAAAAGCATCGTGGCGCTGGCCCGTCAACTCGGGGTGGATGCGCCCGAACCACAAGGCGCGGAGTTCATCGAGTTCACCGCGCAGACCCGCATGAGTGGCGTGAATTTTCCCGGTACGTCCATCCGCAAGGGGGCAGGCAGCCGCATCTCCGCACTGGCGCAGGAACGCGGGGGGCGCATCCCGCCCGAACTGGCCCTCATCACTGATGAAGTCTCACGCGGAGGCGCAACACCTCTGACCGTCATCGAAAATGACCGCCTGCTGGGCGTCGTGGCGCTGTCCGACATCATCAAACCCGGCATTCGTGAGCGTTTTGCCGAACTGCACCGCATGGGCCTGAAAACCGTGATGATTACCGGCGACAACCCGCTGACCGCAGAGGCAATTGCTAAAGAGGCGGGCGTGGACGGCTTTCTGGCCGAGGCCACGCCCGAAGACAAGATGCAGATGATTAAAGTGGAGCAGCAGGCCGGGAAACTCGTCGCCATGATGGGTGACGGCACCAACGACGCCCCGGCGCTGGCGCAGGCGGACGTGGGTCTCGCCATGAACTCCGGCACGCAGGCCGCCAAGGAAGCCGGGAACATGGTTGACCTCGATAGTGACCCCACCAAACTGCTGGAAGTCGTGGAGATCGGCAAGGGGCTACTGATTACCCGTGGGGCGCTGACCACTTTTTCCATCGCCAACGATGTCGCCAAGTATTTCGCCATCCTGCCCGCGCTGTTCGTGACCGCCTACCCGCAACTGGGCGTGCTGAACGTCATGCGGCTGCACAGCCCCACCAGCGCCGTGCTGAGCGCCGTCATTTTCAACGCCCTGGTCATTCCCGCCCTGATTCCCCTCGCCCTGCGCGGCGTGCCGTACCGACCCATGAGCGGCGCACAGATGCTGTCGCGCAACCTGCTGGTGTACGGGCTGGGCGGAATCATCGTGCCGTTTATCGCCATCAAGGTCATTGACCTGCTGATTACGCCCTTCATGGGCTGA
- a CDS encoding sensor histidine kinase, protein MSMRFPSSGRQFMRELFPPPKLPLLDATVWAVALTLLVVVVLADIFTPASFAVGTVLSASVALAALGESKKTVWQLTALAVLANLIAGFWNGWRDGVETFHLLNRAVSILSVVLVCVLTIRAREASERAAALSQEERELTRERARRQLAEEMGGPLGQKEFVERAATTLQKLTGASSVEIGAVDRAILGHPYALALAPDLTLHDHPSRLNQRIPLEFLAHPVGAGDVWASGGGNVYLARLRRPTEGDLLLILSNPQTPPSVTGMAIRTLQPLLERTALLDDLRENREQLAERGEVLRDLVYAFSHDLRTPLLANGMNMRSALDGAYGELPQEYRTNLQNGLEANETLLALADQLLLVAKYESGENAQEETQSVNLRDLVVSVVSDLKPRAQAKNVTFDTALSGVTVQGRKHDLRRAVQNLLDNAVKFSPPGGTVRVSLSDDDDEAVVTVRDQGRGIPADQQARLFQRFRGSGAGSGSGLGLYLTRRIAEAHGGSVRYQRRADARSEFTLSLPLGAL, encoded by the coding sequence ATGAGCATGCGGTTTCCCTCCAGCGGCAGGCAGTTCATGCGTGAACTGTTCCCGCCCCCCAAACTCCCCCTGCTGGACGCGACGGTATGGGCTGTGGCCCTCACGCTGCTGGTGGTGGTGGTGCTGGCAGACATCTTCACCCCGGCTTCGTTTGCGGTAGGAACGGTGCTGAGCGCTTCAGTCGCGCTGGCCGCGCTCGGAGAATCGAAGAAGACCGTGTGGCAGCTCACGGCGCTGGCGGTGCTGGCGAACCTGATCGCAGGCTTCTGGAACGGCTGGCGCGACGGTGTCGAAACCTTCCATCTGCTCAACCGGGCCGTGAGCATCCTGTCGGTGGTGCTGGTGTGTGTCCTGACCATCCGCGCCCGCGAAGCGTCCGAACGGGCGGCAGCTTTGAGCCAGGAGGAACGCGAACTGACCCGCGAACGCGCCCGCAGGCAACTCGCCGAGGAGATGGGCGGCCCGCTGGGACAGAAGGAATTTGTGGAACGGGCCGCAACCACTCTGCAAAAGCTGACCGGAGCCTCCAGCGTGGAGATTGGCGCGGTGGACAGGGCGATTCTGGGTCACCCTTACGCGTTGGCGCTCGCGCCCGACCTGACGCTACACGACCACCCCAGCCGCCTGAATCAGCGCATCCCGCTGGAATTCCTGGCCCATCCGGTCGGCGCGGGAGATGTGTGGGCCTCCGGGGGCGGAAACGTGTACCTGGCCCGTCTTCGCCGCCCCACCGAGGGCGACCTGCTGCTGATTCTGTCTAACCCGCAGACGCCGCCCAGCGTAACGGGCATGGCGATTCGCACGCTGCAACCGCTGCTGGAACGCACCGCTCTGCTCGATGACCTGCGCGAGAACCGCGAGCAACTGGCCGAACGTGGGGAGGTGCTACGCGACCTCGTCTATGCTTTCTCGCATGACCTCAGAACGCCGCTGCTGGCGAACGGCATGAACATGCGCTCGGCACTGGATGGCGCTTACGGCGAGTTGCCGCAGGAATACCGCACCAACCTGCAAAACGGCTTGGAAGCCAACGAGACATTGCTGGCGCTGGCTGACCAGCTCCTGCTGGTCGCCAAGTACGAGAGCGGGGAGAACGCCCAGGAAGAAACCCAGAGCGTGAACCTGCGTGACCTGGTGGTGAGCGTGGTGAGCGACCTGAAACCTCGCGCCCAGGCGAAGAATGTCACCTTCGATACGGCCCTGAGCGGCGTCACGGTGCAGGGCCGCAAGCACGACCTGCGCCGCGCCGTACAGAACCTGCTGGACAATGCCGTGAAGTTCAGCCCGCCGGGTGGCACGGTGCGCGTTTCTCTCAGCGATGATGACGATGAGGCGGTGGTGACTGTACGAGATCAGGGGCGGGGCATTCCTGCCGATCAGCAAGCCCGCCTGTTCCAGCGGTTCCGGGGCAGTGGGGCGGGCAGCGGCAGCGGGCTGGGCCTGTACCTCACGCGCCGCATTGCCGAGGCGCACGGCGGCAGCGTGCGTTACCAGCGCCGCGCCGACGCCCGCAGTGAGTTCACCCTGAGCCTGCCTCTCGGTGCGCTATGA
- a CDS encoding response regulator, translated as MTDQTRILLVEDHVFTRDGLRTTLNLQPDLHVTLEARSGEEALELLAHHTVDVAVVDIGLPGIDGIETAAQIKRQWPETRIVMLTAHNLREEVFASLASGADAYCLKSDKPALLLLGIRSAAAGSAYLDPQVAHHVLGGVRAPEAGSPLTPRELDVLRLIADGQGNKEIAAALDVSVGTVKLHVQEILVKLQASDRTQAAVKALRQGLL; from the coding sequence ATGACCGACCAGACGCGCATCTTGCTGGTCGAGGATCACGTCTTCACCCGTGACGGCCTGCGAACCACGCTGAACCTGCAACCCGACCTGCATGTGACCCTGGAAGCCCGTAGCGGTGAGGAAGCCCTGGAACTGCTCGCGCACCACACGGTGGATGTGGCAGTGGTGGACATAGGCCTGCCGGGCATAGACGGCATCGAGACCGCCGCGCAGATCAAACGGCAGTGGCCCGAGACCCGCATCGTCATGCTCACTGCACACAACCTGCGCGAAGAGGTGTTCGCCTCGCTCGCTTCCGGGGCGGACGCCTACTGCTTGAAAAGCGACAAGCCAGCTTTGCTGCTGCTGGGCATTCGCTCGGCGGCAGCGGGCAGCGCTTACCTTGACCCACAGGTGGCCCATCACGTACTGGGCGGTGTGCGTGCGCCGGAAGCTGGTTCGCCCCTGACGCCGCGTGAACTGGACGTGCTGCGCCTGATCGCTGACGGGCAGGGCAACAAGGAGATTGCCGCTGCCCTGGACGTGAGTGTCGGCACGGTGAAACTGCACGTGCAGGAAATTCTGGTCAAACTGCAAGCCTCAGACCGCACGCAGGCGGCCGTGAAGGCACTTAGGCAGGGGCTGCTGTAA
- a CDS encoding MFS transporter — MTDQPAPASTALPLGRLFPLYAAQAMATGATTVSTVLASIIMGSLGSEALAGLPSTVIQTSAAFSASFFGALMLRRGRRLGLTLAFMLGTLGAALGFLGAKLHLTPLFLLGAATMGAAQGGYQQARYAAAESVPDNKRGAALGALMLMSVAGSFVMTGFSRPIEQLGTVLGTTPEVAGWLIGGALLGLAAVLITTWQPLTTLQPGKKLNLSVRDAFRTPGVRSTALALATGQGIMVTLMSLTPLRAHHMGMDHAGVAAIISGHILGMFGFGWFTGPLVDRLGLKPGYVAGAFLLAAAALTAPIESHTWLGVSMFLLGLGWNLVFVSGSKALSRTPAAQGISDSLGYVASGLGTLLGGLIIARAGFPALAHLCAVLALLPLVSAARTRPRT; from the coding sequence GTGACTGACCAGCCCGCCCCCGCTTCCACCGCGCTGCCGCTCGGGCGCCTCTTCCCGCTGTACGCCGCGCAGGCCATGGCGACCGGCGCAACGACCGTCAGCACGGTGCTGGCCAGCATCATCATGGGGAGCCTGGGCAGTGAGGCGCTGGCCGGGCTTCCCAGCACCGTGATCCAGACCTCGGCGGCCTTCTCGGCCAGTTTCTTCGGGGCGCTGATGCTGCGGCGCGGGCGGCGGCTGGGCCTCACGCTGGCTTTCATGCTCGGCACACTGGGCGCCGCGCTCGGTTTTCTCGGCGCGAAACTGCACCTGACGCCCCTTTTTCTCCTGGGGGCCGCCACCATGGGCGCGGCGCAGGGCGGCTACCAGCAGGCACGTTACGCCGCCGCCGAAAGCGTCCCGGACAATAAGCGTGGCGCGGCCCTGGGTGCCCTGATGCTCATGAGTGTGGCCGGCTCCTTCGTCATGACCGGGTTCTCGCGGCCCATAGAGCAGCTCGGCACGGTTCTCGGCACCACGCCGGAAGTGGCCGGCTGGCTGATCGGAGGGGCGCTGCTGGGCCTGGCGGCCGTGCTGATCACCACCTGGCAACCCCTGACGACGCTGCAACCCGGCAAGAAACTCAACCTGAGCGTCCGCGACGCCTTCCGCACTCCCGGCGTGCGCTCCACTGCCCTGGCCCTCGCCACCGGGCAGGGCATCATGGTCACCCTGATGAGCCTCACGCCCCTGCGGGCACACCACATGGGCATGGATCATGCCGGCGTGGCCGCCATCATCAGCGGCCACATCCTCGGCATGTTCGGCTTCGGGTGGTTCACCGGGCCACTGGTCGACCGCCTCGGCCTGAAACCTGGTTACGTGGCCGGCGCCTTCCTGCTGGCGGCTGCCGCGCTTACCGCCCCCATCGAAAGCCACACCTGGCTGGGCGTCAGCATGTTCCTGCTGGGCCTGGGCTGGAACCTGGTGTTCGTGAGTGGCAGCAAGGCCCTGTCTCGCACGCCCGCCGCGCAGGGCATCAGCGATAGCCTGGGGTACGTTGCCAGCGGCCTGGGCACCCTCCTGGGCGGCCTGATCATCGCCCGCGCCGGCTTCCCTGCCCTGGCGCACCTGTGCGCTGTCCTGGCCCTGCTGCCCCTCGTGAGCGCCGCCCGCACCCGCCCACGGACTTGA